Genomic DNA from Bacteroides zhangwenhongii:
CTCCTCAATGCTCTTATCATAGTTCTCAGCAACATATTCTTCTCCCTTTTCTTCGTTGTTCAGCAACATGATGCGTTTTAGCAGTGCATCCGGGAATTCCAGCTTACCCACTTTCTCCATCATCATCTTGCGAACATCGATCAAGAACTTATAATCGCTATCAGCAACGAATCTTGCTGCGATTTCTTCCTTAATCTTAGCACGGAATTCTTCTTCTGTCTTCACAACACCTTCACCGAAAGCCTGATCGAACAGTTCCTGATTCAATTCACCAGCAACAAAGCGAGTGATTTCTTCTACCTGGAAGCTGAAGTTGGATTTCACATCCTTAGCAATATTCTTGTCGATTTTCAGCAAAGAACCCAGTTCCGTCTCGTTTCCGTCAAAAGCAACGTTCGGATTGAATACCAATACATCGTTTACTTTTGCATTAGCGAAGATAGCTTTCTGTTCGTCATTCTTCATATAAGAAGGCATCATAACCGCACCTTCTACCTGAATGCCGCCTTCTTTCGTATTGCCTTCTTCGTCCAACTGAGCCAACAGACCTTTCAGCATATCATTATCCTGATAAGTATCTACTGTATCGTATTTACCGGTGCGTTGAGTATACATCTTCACCTGGTTGTCGATCATCTCGTCAGATACTTCAATCGTATAATAATCTACCTTATCCTTAGCACTTACTTCTGCCTTGAATTCAGGTGCCAAAGCAATGTCGAACACGAAATCGAATTCATCCATTGTATCGAAATCAATATTCTGTTGCTTTTCTTCGTTAGGCAACGGTTCGCCCAACATATTCACCTTATTTTCTTTGATATAATTGTAAACAGCCTCTTGCAGTGTCTTATTCACTACCTCGGCAATTACAGACTTGCCATACATCTTTTTAACAAGACTTGCAGGAACCATACCTTTACGGAATCCCGGCATATCTACCTTTTGGCGGAGCGTTCTCAACTCTTTGTCTACTTTCTCCTGATAGTCGGCTTTCTCAAGCTTCACAGTAAGCTCGGCGCTTACTTTGTCAATGTTTTGTAATGAAACGTTCATTCTGACAATTATTTATTTGATTTATACTTTGTTCTATGCTTAAACGAGGGTGCAAAATTAGTGCTAATCTTTTAAATTTCAAAAGACATTGCAGATTTATTTCGTATCTATTTGGAATACCCGTGCAACAATTCACTGACACAGAGGGCTTCTTTGAAACCTCCGGTATCTTTTTTTCTCATTTTTCACAAATTAAACCTACAAAAAGATGGTCAATCCAAAAATTATGCTTTTCTTTGCTGCGGATTGATGGACCATTAGTTTCTCGATTTGATTACAAGGTTTTTACTTCCGTTCTAAAAACGCATTTGTAAACTCTCTGTCGTTTTAATCCTTTTATTAGTAACCATCTATCCAGAGAGTTTTATTCATTTATTTATTTTTTATCATTTTCATTATGAACATTTATGTTGGAAACCTTAACTACCGCGTTAAGGAAGGAGATCTGCAACAAGTGATGGAAGATTACGGAGCAGTATCATCAGTCAAAGTTATTATGGACCGTGAAACCGGTAAATCCAAAGGATTCGCTTTCATCGAAATGGAAGACGATGCTGCAGCTGCTAAAGCTATCGCTGAATTGAACGGAGCTGAGTACATGGGCCGCACCATGGTAGTTAAAGAAGCTAGACCTAAAGCTTAAATGCCGACGCTACATAGCTAAGAAAAAAGAAACTTCTGCCACCCGATGACAGAAGTTTTTTTATTGCCTATATACAATCAGCCTTCCATATTCTGCACTTCCAGCTCCTTCACCTTACGAAGCAAGTCGGAGGCGAAAATAAAGTTATTCAGACGTTCGTTGGTAGAAGTGAAGATATCGTCTTTCGTCCCTTCCCACTCCTTGTGACCTTCATAAATATAAATCACCTTCTCGCCGATTCCCAAAACGGAATTCATGTCATGCGTATTAATAATGGTGGTCATATTATATTCCTGAGTGATGTCATGAATCAAGTCATCAATCACCAATGAGGTTTTCGGGTCTAGTCCCGAGTTCGGCTCGTCGCAGAACAAATATTGCGGATTCAAAGAAATAGCACGTGCAATAGCTACACGTTTCTGCATACCTCCACTGATTTCTCCGGGATACTTGTCTTTCGCTTCGGACAAGTTGACACGATCCAGGCAGAACATAGCCCGTTTGGTACGGTCGCGCAACGTATCGTTGCTAAACATATTCAAAGGAAACATCACATTATCCAACACCGACATGGAATCGAAAAGAGCCGCACTCTGGAAGATCATTCCCATCTCCTTGCGAAGCATCTTTTTCTCCTTCTTCCCCATCAGCACAAGGTTACGTCCGTCATACAAGACCTCCCCTTTCTCCGGTGTGAGCAACCCCACAATACATTTCATCAACACCGTCTTTCCGGAACCACTCTGACCGATAATCAAGTTCGTCTTTCCGTTCTCAAAAGTTGCATTGATATCACTCAATACTGTTTTGTCATCAAATGATTTATAAAGTCCTTTAATATCAATCATCCCATCAAAAGTTTAGTTAATACCAAGTCCGCAAACAGAATCAACACACTGCTGGATACTACGGAATCCGTCGAGGCTTTTCCCACAGCAATCGAGCCGCCGTCCACCGTATATCCGAAGAAAGCGGATACACTTGCAATGATAAAGGCGAAGAAGAGAGATTTGATGATACCCGCCCAGATAAACCATTCGTTAAACATATATTGCAAACCATATTCCAGATCGACGGCATTCATCACACCGGCAAACCAACAGGTACAAAAAGCGCCGATAATCCCGGCAAAAATACTGAACGTCACCAATATAGGAATAACAGTCACCATTGCCGTAATTTTAGGCAATATCAGATAATTGGCCGAGTTGACTCCCATGATTTCAAGCGCGTCGATCTGCTGTGTCACCCGCATGGTTCCCAGTTCCGAAGCAATATTCGATCCGACTTTTCCAGCAAGAATCAGACACATGATAGAAGAAGAAAACTCCAACAACATAATCTCACGTGTCACGTATCCCACTGTCCAACGGGGCATCCACGGACTTTCGATATTCAACTTAATCTGAATGGTAATCACCGCGCCGATGAAAAACGAAATCAGCAGCACGATACCGATGGAGTTTACACCTAGCTGCTCCAACTCGTTTAGGTATTGCCGGAAAAACATACGCATCCGCTCGGGACGGGAAAAAGTCCGCCCCATCAGCATAAAATATCTTCCGACGGTTCTCAATGCTTTTATCATAACTCACACTATTTGTCTGCAAATGTACATTATTTCAGCTTATTTTTACTACATTTGCCGCAAAATAACTAGAATATGGAAGAAAGCAAGATGGTGCTCCGCACGGAAGACCTGGTTAAGAAGTACGGTAAACGGACCGTTGTAAGCCACGTTTCCATCAATGTGAAGCAAGGTGAGATTGTAGGTTTGCTGGGACCGAACGGTGCCGGTAAGACGACTTCATTCTATATGACCGTCGGGTTGATTACCCCTAATGAAGGCCGTATCTTCCTCGATGACTTGGAGATTACCAAATATCCGGTTTACAAACGCGCACAAACGGGAATCGGCTACCTTGCACAGGAAGCTTCCGTTTTCCGCCAGATGAGCGTGGAAGATAATATTGCTGCTGTGCTCGAGATGACCAACAAGCCTAAAGAGTATCAGAAGGAAAAGCTCGAAAGTCTGATAGCGGAATTCCGTCTGCAAAAGGTGCGCAAGAACAAGGGTAACCAGCTGTCCGGTGGCGAACGCCGTCGTACGGAAATCGCACGTTGCCTTGCCATTGACCCTAAATTCATCATGCTTGACGAACCATTTGCCGGTGTCGACCCGATTGCCGTAGAAGACATCCAACAGATTGTATGGAAACTGAAAGATAAAAATATCGGTATCCTGATTACCGACCATAACGTACAGGAAACACTTAGCATTACCGACCGCGCCTATCTACTGTTTGAAGGAAAGATTCTTTTTCAAGGCACGCCGGAAGAATTATCGGAGAACCAGATTGTGCGTGAAAAGTACTTGAGTAATAGTTTCGTACTACGCCGCAAAGATTTCCAATTGGAAAAATAGGTTCACCACAGAGGACGCAGAGGACACAGAGGGAAATAATGAATTTATCCGAAATAATCAAAGATGATTCGGTGAGTATTTCATAATATCTCCAATCATAAAAAAGCAACCGACTCTTCATGAATCGGTTGCTTTTTATATTAAACCTCTGTGTCCTCTGTGGTGAGTCTTATTTCTGACGGATATAGATATTAATCGGTGTACCTGTCAGATTCCACTTTTCGCGCATTTTGTTTTCCAAGAAACGTTTGTAAGGCTCCTTCACATACTGAGGCAAGTTGGCAAAATAGACAAATGAAGGTACTTGCGTATTCGGCAACTGCGTGATATATTTAATCTTGATATACTTACCTTTATTTGAAGGAGGTGGATATGCCTCGATCAACGGAAGCATTTCTTCATTCAGACGGGCGGTCGGTATCTTTGTTGTACGGTTCTCGTATACGTTACGGGCTTCTTCAAGCACTTTCAGGATACGCTGTTTAGTCAGCGCCGAAGCAAAAATAATCGGAAAATCGACAAACGGGGCAAAACGCGAACGGACAGCTTCCTCAAATGTTTTCTGTACTTTCACTGATTTATCCTCCACCAAATCCCATTTATTGATTACAACTACCAGCCCTTTCTGGTTCTTCTGAATCAAAGAGAAGATATTCAAGTCCTGGCTTTCTATACCTCTTGTAGCATCCAGCATTAGGATACACACATCCGAACCTTCGATGGCACGAATAGAACGAATAACCGAGTAATATTCCAAATCCTCATTGACCTTGCTCTTTTTACGGATACCGGCCGTATCTACCAGATAAAAATCAAAGCCGAACTTATTGTAACGGGTATAAATAGAATCGCGGGTCGTTCCCGCAATCTCTGTCACGATATTACGGTCTTCACCGATAAAAGCATTCACAATAGAAGACTTACCGGCGTTCGGACGACCTACCACTGCAAAACGGGGAATATCATCATCCAGAATCTCCGACGTTTCTTTCTTGAATTTGCTGACAATCAAATCCATCAAATCACCAGTTCCACTTCCCGTTATGGCAGAAACACAATACGGATCCCCCAATCCCAGTTTATAGAATTCCGGAGCATTATATTGTAACTCATGATTATCCGTCTTGTTGGCAACCATTATCACCGGACTTTTCGCACGGCGCAAGATAGCCGCTACCTGCATATCCAAATCAGTCACTCCGTTCATCACATCCACTACAAACAGAATAACATCCGCTTCTTCTACAGCCAGCAATACTTGTTTACGAATCTCTTCTTCAAAGATATCATCCGAGTTTACCACCCATCCTCCGGTGTCCACCACCGAAAACTCACGGCCCAGCCACTCGGACTTACCATATTGTCTGTCGCGGGTCGTCCCCGCAGTTTCATTCACAATAGCCTGACGAGTCTTCGTCAGACGGTTAAATAAGGTAGACTTGCCCACATTGGGGCGTCCTACAATTGCAACTAAATTTCCCATAGTTCAATACCTTGTTTTTCACGACTATCACAGTCGCATGAATACTCTTAATCTAACTGATAACCAAAATTACGCAACTCTTTATCCGAACTGCGCCAATCCTTATCAACTTTCACATACGTCTCCAAGAAGATTGTCTTTCCGAAGAAACGCTCCAGTTCACGGCGAGCCTCAGTAGCAACCTTCTTCAACGCCTTTCCCTGTTTGCCGATGATAATTCCCTTCTGCGATTCACGTTCCACATAGATGACTGCCCGTATATGAATTTTCTTGGCTTCTTCCTTGAATTCTTCCACAGCCACCTCTACCGAATAGGGAATCTCCTTGTCGTAATACAACAAAATCTTTTCCCGGATAATCTCGTTCACAAAGAAACGGGCCGGTTTGTCCGTCCACTGGTCCTTCCCGAAATAAGGAGGGGAATCCGGCAACAATTCCTTGATCCGTTTCATCACGTAATCCACGTTGAACTTAGAAGCTGCGGAAATCGGAATAATCTCGGCCTGCGGAAGCAGTTCCTTCCAATCCTCCACCAACTTGACCAGCTTCTCCTGGTCGGTAAGATCAATCTTGTTAATGAGCAACAATACAGGCACCGTCATCTGACGCACCTTTGCCATAAACTCATTATTCTTATCCGGCGTCTCTACCACATCCGTCACATAAAGCAAGATATCCGCATCCGTCAATGCCGAAGTAGAAAAGTTCAACATAGACTCCTGAAGTTTGTAATTAGGTTTCAATACTCCCGGAGTATCAGAAAAAACTATCTGCATCTCATCCGTATTATAGATTCCCATAATCCGGTGACGAGTAGTCTGCGCTTTGAAGGTAGCGATCGAAATACGTTCACCCACCAAAGCATTCATTAATGTCGATTTTCCGACATTCGGATTTCCTACGATGTTCACAAAACCAGCTTTATGCATTTCTCTTCATTTTATTGGTTGAGACAAAAAAACGCATCGAATCGAAATAGGATGCGTTTTTGAGTGTTATAGTTCAGTAACTTTTGTTACTTATTCCTTCTTTCCGTCATAACCCCACTTCACGTATACCGCACCCCATGTAAATCCGGCACCGAATGCAGTGAAGATGATGTTATCGCCTTTCTTGAGTTTATCCTCAAAATCCCAAATACACAAAGGAAGCGTACCGGCACTAGTGTTACCGTAATGTTCGATATTTACCAGCACTTTATCCATCGGCACTTCCATGCGATGGGCTACCGCCTCGATAATACGGACATTTGCCTGATGCGGCACAATCCAGTCGATATTATCTTTTGTCAGTCCATTCTTTTCCGCGATTGCGGCAGAAACATCCGACATACTGGAAACAGCATATTTGAACACTGTTCTTCCTTCCTGATGCAGATAGTGCATTTTATTGTCTACTGTGAAATAAGACGGAGGACAAACCGACCCGCCGGCTTTCATGTGTAGGAAAGGCAATCCTTTACCATCCGTTCTCAGTATCGAATCCATAATACCCACATCTTCCGTAGTCGGCTCCACCATAAAAGCGGCAGCACCGTCACCAAAGATAGGACAGGTAGCACGATCTGTATAGTTGACCATCGACGACATCTTATCGGCACCGACGATGATAATTTTCTTATATCTTCCCGAACGAATAAAATTCGCAGCCGTCTCCATCAAATAGAGAAAACCGCTACAAGCAGCCTGCAAGTCGAAAGCGAATGCATTTTTCAGTCCGAGTTTATCGCAAAGAATAGAAGCTGTAGAAGGGAAGTGATAGTCAGGAGTACTAGTAGCAACAACAACCAAATCAATATCATCAGGATTGGCGCCAGTTTTTTTCATCAACTGTTTGGCAGCCTTACGCGCCATATACGAACTACCTAATCCTTCCTCATTCAGAATGTGTCTTTCTTTTACTCCAATACGAGTCATAATCCATTCGTCGTTGGTATCCACCATCTTTGATATCTCGTCATTAGTCAAGATATAATCCGGAACGTATCCGCCGACTCCTGTGATTACTGCATTTATTTTTTCCATCAAACCTATTTTAAATTAGCAATACTATAATACTTAAAGCAGCCGGAGAGATTTACCCTCAGGCTGTTTCAGTATGACTGTACTAATTATACAGCTGCTTCTTTCTCGATAGCGAGCTTGCCTCTGTAATAACCGCAAGCGCCACATACAGTGTGGTAAACATGCCATTCGCCGCAATTCGGACAGATAGCCAATGTAGGAGCTACCGCCTTATCGTGAGTTCTTCTCTTCGCTTGTCTCGTACTTGATTGTCTTCTCTTAGGATGTGCCATTTTCTTAAAACTTTAATTATTATCTAATATTTTTTTTAATTCATTCCAGCGAGGATCGATTTGTTCCTCCACTTCTTCCTCTATTACGATGTCTTCGCCACCACCTGCATCGAAGCTGTCATCTACATCGCTATCCTCATTCGCATTTGTCTTCAAATGCTTATTCAATTTACTAGTCATTGCTTTATTGCATTTGCCGGGAGCATGTATATGCTTCATCGGAATAGCGAGCGCAATAAACTCATACATGAACCATGCTACGTTGATTTCTCCTTCCTCTTCGGGAATCACGATAAGGTTATCTCCCTCTTCCGCATATTCATGTCCAAATTTCACCATCAGCTTATCAGAAGAGCTGATAGGCAACTCCATATCATCCAGACAACGGTCGCATGGTACCCATACCATTCCATCTGTCTGAAAACTCAGCTCGAAAGCACGAGAGGTTCTTTTTACGGTCAATATAACATTCACCTTTCCTTTCTGAACTTCAGGACCATCAATGTGAGCGAAGTAAAGGTTATCCAACACAAACTCATACTTAGCAGAGTCTGCCTGCATACCTTTCAAGTCAATTTTATATTTATCAAATTTTCCCAAAGCTTCTCTCTTTTTAAAATCGTTAGCTTACAATTCGGGCGACAAAGATACAAATAAATATCCTCATAACATACAAATTATCAGTAAATATTCACTTTTTTAATAGGTATTATGAAGAAAAACAGAAAGCCTCGCCCGTCCAATAGACAAGCGAGGCTTCTTAAAAACGGCGGCTACCTACTCTCCCACTGTTACGCAGTACCATCGGCGTGACGAGGCTTAACTTCTCTGTTCGGAATGGGAAGAGGTGGAACCCTCGTGCTATAACCACCTGAATAAGGTTATGACATGATGAAAAGTAAAATCTCAGTGTATTACCCGTTTCCGGGGGGTAATCCGCTAAACGTATATATCGCGATCCGTACAAGTCCGAAAGAAAGTGGACGGGCAATTAGTAATGCTCGGCTATGATGTTACCACCTGTACACCTGCATCCTATCAACGTCATCGTCTTTGACGACCCTAAGAAATCTAATCTTGTGGCTGGCTTCGTACTTAGATGCTTTCAGCACTTATCCAATCCCGACTTAGATACCCAGCAATGCACCTGGCGGCACAACTGGTAAACCAGAGGTCAGTCCAACACGGTCCTCTCGTACTAGTGTCAGAGCCACGCAAATTTCATACGCCCACGATAGATAGAGACCGAACTGTCTCACGACGTTCTGAACCCAGCTCGCGTGCCACTTTAATGGGCGAACAGCCCAACCCTTGGGACCTTCTCCAGCCCCAGGATGTGACGAGCCGACATCGAGGTGCCAAACCCCTCCGTCGATATGAGCTCTTGGGAGGGATCAGCCTGTTATCCCCGGAGTACCTTTTATCCTTTGAGCGATGTCCCTTCCATGCGGAAACACCGGATCACTATGCTC
This window encodes:
- the tig gene encoding trigger factor, producing the protein MNVSLQNIDKVSAELTVKLEKADYQEKVDKELRTLRQKVDMPGFRKGMVPASLVKKMYGKSVIAEVVNKTLQEAVYNYIKENKVNMLGEPLPNEEKQQNIDFDTMDEFDFVFDIALAPEFKAEVSAKDKVDYYTIEVSDEMIDNQVKMYTQRTGKYDTVDTYQDNDMLKGLLAQLDEEGNTKEGGIQVEGAVMMPSYMKNDEQKAIFANAKVNDVLVFNPNVAFDGNETELGSLLKIDKNIAKDVKSNFSFQVEEITRFVAGELNQELFDQAFGEGVVKTEEEFRAKIKEEIAARFVADSDYKFLIDVRKMMMEKVGKLEFPDALLKRIMLLNNEEKGEEYVAENYDKSIEELTWHLIKEQLVEANDIKVEQEDVLKVAKDTTKAQFAQYGMLSVPDDVLDNYVQEMLKKKETVNNLVSRVVEVKLAAALKAQVTLENKNVSIEEFNKMFE
- a CDS encoding RNA recognition motif domain-containing protein; amino-acid sequence: MNIYVGNLNYRVKEGDLQQVMEDYGAVSSVKVIMDRETGKSKGFAFIEMEDDAAAAKAIAELNGAEYMGRTMVVKEARPKA
- a CDS encoding ABC transporter ATP-binding protein, whose product is MIDIKGLYKSFDDKTVLSDINATFENGKTNLIIGQSGSGKTVLMKCIVGLLTPEKGEVLYDGRNLVLMGKKEKKMLRKEMGMIFQSAALFDSMSVLDNVMFPLNMFSNDTLRDRTKRAMFCLDRVNLSEAKDKYPGEISGGMQKRVAIARAISLNPQYLFCDEPNSGLDPKTSLVIDDLIHDITQEYNMTTIINTHDMNSVLGIGEKVIYIYEGHKEWEGTKDDIFTSTNERLNNFIFASDLLRKVKELEVQNMEG
- a CDS encoding MlaE family ABC transporter permease, encoding MIKALRTVGRYFMLMGRTFSRPERMRMFFRQYLNELEQLGVNSIGIVLLISFFIGAVITIQIKLNIESPWMPRWTVGYVTREIMLLEFSSSIMCLILAGKVGSNIASELGTMRVTQQIDALEIMGVNSANYLILPKITAMVTVIPILVTFSIFAGIIGAFCTCWFAGVMNAVDLEYGLQYMFNEWFIWAGIIKSLFFAFIIASVSAFFGYTVDGGSIAVGKASTDSVVSSSVLILFADLVLTKLLMG
- the lptB gene encoding LPS export ABC transporter ATP-binding protein, whose product is MEESKMVLRTEDLVKKYGKRTVVSHVSINVKQGEIVGLLGPNGAGKTTSFYMTVGLITPNEGRIFLDDLEITKYPVYKRAQTGIGYLAQEASVFRQMSVEDNIAAVLEMTNKPKEYQKEKLESLIAEFRLQKVRKNKGNQLSGGERRRTEIARCLAIDPKFIMLDEPFAGVDPIAVEDIQQIVWKLKDKNIGILITDHNVQETLSITDRAYLLFEGKILFQGTPEELSENQIVREKYLSNSFVLRRKDFQLEK
- the der gene encoding ribosome biogenesis GTPase Der; amino-acid sequence: MGNLVAIVGRPNVGKSTLFNRLTKTRQAIVNETAGTTRDRQYGKSEWLGREFSVVDTGGWVVNSDDIFEEEIRKQVLLAVEEADVILFVVDVMNGVTDLDMQVAAILRRAKSPVIMVANKTDNHELQYNAPEFYKLGLGDPYCVSAITGSGTGDLMDLIVSKFKKETSEILDDDIPRFAVVGRPNAGKSSIVNAFIGEDRNIVTEIAGTTRDSIYTRYNKFGFDFYLVDTAGIRKKSKVNEDLEYYSVIRSIRAIEGSDVCILMLDATRGIESQDLNIFSLIQKNQKGLVVVINKWDLVEDKSVKVQKTFEEAVRSRFAPFVDFPIIFASALTKQRILKVLEEARNVYENRTTKIPTARLNEEMLPLIEAYPPPSNKGKYIKIKYITQLPNTQVPSFVYFANLPQYVKEPYKRFLENKMREKWNLTGTPINIYIRQK
- the era gene encoding GTPase Era, with product MHKAGFVNIVGNPNVGKSTLMNALVGERISIATFKAQTTRHRIMGIYNTDEMQIVFSDTPGVLKPNYKLQESMLNFSTSALTDADILLYVTDVVETPDKNNEFMAKVRQMTVPVLLLINKIDLTDQEKLVKLVEDWKELLPQAEIIPISAASKFNVDYVMKRIKELLPDSPPYFGKDQWTDKPARFFVNEIIREKILLYYDKEIPYSVEVAVEEFKEEAKKIHIRAVIYVERESQKGIIIGKQGKALKKVATEARRELERFFGKTIFLETYVKVDKDWRSSDKELRNFGYQLD
- a CDS encoding beta-ketoacyl-ACP synthase III, which produces MEKINAVITGVGGYVPDYILTNDEISKMVDTNDEWIMTRIGVKERHILNEEGLGSSYMARKAAKQLMKKTGANPDDIDLVVVATSTPDYHFPSTASILCDKLGLKNAFAFDLQAACSGFLYLMETAANFIRSGRYKKIIIVGADKMSSMVNYTDRATCPIFGDGAAAFMVEPTTEDVGIMDSILRTDGKGLPFLHMKAGGSVCPPSYFTVDNKMHYLHQEGRTVFKYAVSSMSDVSAAIAEKNGLTKDNIDWIVPHQANVRIIEAVAHRMEVPMDKVLVNIEHYGNTSAGTLPLCIWDFEDKLKKGDNIIFTAFGAGFTWGAVYVKWGYDGKKE
- the rpmF gene encoding 50S ribosomal protein L32; this encodes MAHPKRRQSSTRQAKRRTHDKAVAPTLAICPNCGEWHVYHTVCGACGYYRGKLAIEKEAAV
- a CDS encoding YceD family protein: MGKFDKYKIDLKGMQADSAKYEFVLDNLYFAHIDGPEVQKGKVNVILTVKRTSRAFELSFQTDGMVWVPCDRCLDDMELPISSSDKLMVKFGHEYAEEGDNLIVIPEEEGEINVAWFMYEFIALAIPMKHIHAPGKCNKAMTSKLNKHLKTNANEDSDVDDSFDAGGGEDIVIEEEVEEQIDPRWNELKKILDNN